Genomic segment of Mycolicibacterium psychrotolerans:
GGTGGCACAGTGCCGCCGAGCTTCTCGGGGTCGTGCGCGCCGAGCCGGGCATCACCCGGGCCGCGGCTGCCGCGCATCTCGGAATCGGCAGCGGCGGGGCCAGCGAACTGATCGCCCGGATGCGCGCCGTCCGGCTGCTCGACGAGGCGCCTGCTCCGGCGCGGGGTCGGGGCCGGCCGACCACGGTGCTCGGCGGCCATGACGAGGGCCCGCTCGTCCTGGCCGCGGAACTGCGCGCCGCGGACTGGCGGCTGGCGCTGGCCGGTGTGGACGGCAGGCCCGACGTGGTGGCGCACCACGAATACCGGGGCGACCTCGATGACGCGCTCGGACGGCTGGCAAGCGCGATCGGCACCGCCTATCGCCGCAATGCGAACCGGCTGACGGCGGTCTCGGTGTCGGTGGCGGGAACGGTCAGCGATGCCCGGCTGGTGCAGTTCACCCCGCGCGGCCGCCGCGACGTCGACCTGACGGTGCTGATTGCGAAAATCCCGCGCCGCGCCGGGGTTTCGGTCCTGGTCGGCAACGACGCCACGCTGGCGGGGCTCGCGGAGGCGCGCACCGGTGCCGCCCGCGCCGCGACGACCGCGCTGTTTCTGATGGTGGCCAAGGGTGTCGGTGGGGCTCTGGTGGTGCACGGTGAACCGGTGTCCGGAGCGCACGGCGCGGCGGGGGAGTACGGTCACATCCCGTTCGGTGATCCGGCGCTGGTCTGCCCCTGTGGCGCCCGCGGCTGCTGGGATCTCACCGTCGACGGTCGTGCGATGGCGCGTCACCTCGGCGCCGACGAGCCCGCCGACCCAGTCGACTATCTGCACGGGCTCTCCGAGCGTCGGGATGCCGAGACGCGCAGAGCGTTTCGGAAGGTTGCGGCCTCGCTCGGCCGCGGGACCGGAGCGCTGGTGAACCTGCACGATCCTCAGGTGGTGACGCTGGGCGGCGTCGCGGCGCTGCTGCGGGCACACGCCACCGAGGAGTTCGAGGCCGCCTACCGCGACGCGCTGATGGCGTTCCGCAAGGAGTCACCGCCCCCGGTGCGCGACGCCCAGCACGGTGAGGACGGACCACTGCACGGCGCGGTGATCCGGGCGCTCGACCACATCACGACGCCCGACGCGCTGGCCGCGTGGGCGGCGCGGCAACGGGCTTGACCGGCGTCAGTTGGCGTGCAGCGCCTCGTTCAGCGTGATGCCGGTGCCGTCGCGCTTGACCACCTCGACCGCCCCGGTCAGCGAATTGCGGCGGAAGAGTAGTTTGTTCGCGCCGGAGAGCTCCCGGGCCTTCACGCTCTGACCGTCGCCGGTGACCACCTTCGTGCCTGCGGTGACGTACAGCCCGGCCTCGATCACGCAGTCGTCCCCCAGCGAGATGCCCAGGCCCGCATTGGCGCCGAGCAGGCACCGCTTGCCGATCGAGATCACCTGCGTGCCACCGCCGGAGAGCGTGCCCATGATCGACGCGCCGCCACCGACGTCGGACCCGTCGCCGACGACGACACCGGCCGAGATGCGGCCCTCCACCATCGAACTGCCCAGCGTGCCGGCGTTGTAGTTGACGAAGCCCTCGTGCATCACCGTGGTGCCAGGCGCCAGATGCGCTCCCAGCCGGACCCGGTCGGCGTCGGCGATGCGCACCCCCGACGGCATCACGTAATCGACCATCCGGGGGAACTTGTCGACGCCGTACACGGTGACCTGGCCGCGCCGGCGCAGCCGGGCGCGCACCGTCTCGAAACCCTCGATCGCGCAAGGGCCGTAGTTGGTCCACGCGACGTTGGTGAGTACGCCGAAGAATCCGTCGGCGTTCAGCCCGTGCGGCGCCACCAGCCGGTGCGAGAGCAGATGCAGCCGCAGATACGCGTCGTAGGCGTCGACGGCCTTGTCCTCCAGCGACGCGATCACCGTGCGGACCACGACGGTCTCGACGTCGCGGTCCTCGTCGCGGCCGGCGAGCTCCGCCAGCTCGGCGGGCACCTCGGCGACCGAGAGCCGCACGGTGCCGCCGGAAACACCGTCCGCGCCCAGTTCAGGAGCGGGGAACCACACGTCGAGAACAGTCCCGTCGGCGGCGAGGGTGGCCAGGCCGATACCGGAAGCGCCAGAAGCTGCTGAAGTCACGGTGCTTCAGGCTACCGGTGCGCCTAGCATCGCTTCACGGTGTCCCGACCAGGTCAGGAGGCGAACCACGAGTACCGACGTGACGTTGCGCCAACTGCGCTACTTCGCCGTCCTCGGCCAGGAGCTCAACTACCGGCGTGCCGCCGAGAAGTTGTTCATCACCCAGCCCGCCCTGTCCACCGCCATCAAGCAACTCGAGCACCATTTCGGTGTCGTGCTGTTCCGGCGCAACACCCGCGAGGTCGCGCTCACCGATCTGGGCGCCGCCTGGCTGCCGCAGGTGCAGCAGGCCCTGTCCGGTGTCGACGCCGTCGTCGACAATTTGGTCACGCTCTCGGGTACGCGCCTGGGGGTGCTGCGCGTCGGCTACCTCATCGGCACGGGGGCCGACCTGCTGTTCCGGCTGGTGCGGCACTTCGAGGCCGCCTACCCGGACGTCACCGTCGAACCGATCGAATTCGATTTCGCCGACCCGACGGCGGGCCTGGCCGATGGCACCACCGAGGTCGCGATCATCCGGCCGCCGGTCGACCTGCCCGAGCACCGCATGCTGATCCTGGACTCCGAATCGTGGGTGGCCTGCCTACCGCGCGACCACCGGCTCGCCGGTCACCACGAGGTCTCGATCGTCGAACTGCTCGACGACCCGATCGTGTGCGCGCCCCTGACCGCCGGAACCTGGCGCGACTACTGGCTCGCGATGGACGTGCGCGGCAACCGGCCCCCGACGATCGCCGCGGTGGCCGCCACCTACGAGGCCGAGACCACCGCGATCGCCCGCGGGCTGGGCATCAGCTTCACCACCTCGTCGGTGGCCCGGTTCTACGACCGGCCCGGCATCGCCTACGTGCCGATCAACGACAGGCCACCCAGCCACACCGCGCTGGCCTGGAATCCCGGCAACCTGACCCCGCAAGCCGACGCCCTGGTCCGGCTCGTCCAGGAGCAATGGAGCGGAGGCGAGTATTGAGGTGAGCGGCACTGATAAACGCAGCTTATGACTAGATCAAAAGATCGAACTTCCGGTGTCGGCGTAATGACGGTTGTCTGTCTGCAGGTGTTCATCCCCACGGCTTGACCTGGAGCGACCATGACCGACGCAGTGATCCGACCCACTCATACAGAACAGCCCGTCCCGACGCCGAACGCCGAGGACGCGGTCCTGGCCGAACTGGGCTACGCCCAGAAGCTGGACCGCTCGGTCGGCACCCTGGCGTCCTTCGCCATCGGGTTCGCCACCATCAGCGCCACCACCGCGGTGTTCACCGGCTTCGGCGCCGGCTACTTCACCGCAGGCGCACCGTTCGTCTGGACGCTGCTGCTCGCCGGCGCGGTGTTCGCACTGTGGACGTTCATCGCCGCCGACCTGACCGCCAAACTTCCCCTCGCCGGCTACTCCTATCAATGGATCAGTCGGATCAACGGGCCGAACCTCGCCTGGTTCACCGGGTTCATCGCGCTGTTGGGCTGGGTCTGCGGCATGACCGGCGTCGGCTTCATCCTGTCCGGCTACCTCGGCGGGCTGTTCGGCTGGAGCATGAGCCAGAGCGCGCAGATCCTGCTCGCCATCGCCGTGGTGTTCGTCTGCGTACTCATCAACATCTACGGCGTGCGGTTCGCAACGATGGTCAACAACATCGGCGTCAGCCTCGAACTGGTCATCACCGTCGGCGCCACCGCGCTCATCGCGATCATCGCGTTCTCGGCGCCGGAGAACCACCAGCCGATCTCGACCCTGTTCACCGGCGGGCAGTCCGGCGACAAGGACTCTTACCTGCTGGCGTGGCTCGCCGCGGCGCTGGGGCCGTTCTTCGGCCTGATCGGCGTCGAATCCGGAGCCGACGTCGCCGAGGAGACCAAGAACGCCCGCCGCGTGGTGCCGAAGACCATGTTCTACGCGCTCATCACCTCGATCGTCATCGAATTCCTGATGTACGTGGTCTACGTGCTGGCCATCAAGGATGCCGCTGCGGTCGAAGCCAATTCGGCCGCCCCGATCGAGGAGATCATCACCCAGCAGGCCGGTCCCGTCGTCACCAAGATCGTGGTGGCCGTCGCGCTGACGAACATCCTGGCGTGCCTGCTGGCCAACATCCTGGTGGCCACTCGGCTGACGTACTCGATGGCCCGCGACAACATGCTGCCGTTCTCCCACGTATGGCGCCACGTCTCACCGAAGAGCAAGGCTCCGACGTACGCGGTGCTCGGATTGGGCTGCCTGTCAACGGTTCTGCTGCTCTCGGCGCTGGTCAACGAGAAGGCGTTCAACTACATCATCGGCATCGCGTCGCTGCTGTTCTTCTTCGTCTACATCCTGCAGACCATCGGCCTGATCGTCGGCTACCGGCGCGGCACGATCCCACAGGGTGAGCCCGGCACCTTCGACCTCGGCCGGTTCCGGCTTCCGCTCTACGTGACGGCGCTCGTGGTGTTCCTCGCCGTCGCGGTGGCCCTGCTCTTCCTTCCGCAGTTCACCAGCAACAAGTGGGTGTTCCTCGGCATCGTCGCCGTCGCGGCGCTGTGGTGGGCCACCGGCCTCAAGGCGCGCCTGGCGCGCGGTGACGCCGGCGCGACGTACGCCAAGACCCACCAACTCTGATCCCCGAAAGGACCTGACATGACTGCTGTTTCCGACCTCGGAACCTCCAACCTCGTCGCCG
This window contains:
- a CDS encoding ROK family transcriptional regulator, with translation MVSPQSGRLRWHSAAELLGVVRAEPGITRAAAAAHLGIGSGGASELIARMRAVRLLDEAPAPARGRGRPTTVLGGHDEGPLVLAAELRAADWRLALAGVDGRPDVVAHHEYRGDLDDALGRLASAIGTAYRRNANRLTAVSVSVAGTVSDARLVQFTPRGRRDVDLTVLIAKIPRRAGVSVLVGNDATLAGLAEARTGAARAATTALFLMVAKGVGGALVVHGEPVSGAHGAAGEYGHIPFGDPALVCPCGARGCWDLTVDGRAMARHLGADEPADPVDYLHGLSERRDAETRRAFRKVAASLGRGTGALVNLHDPQVVTLGGVAALLRAHATEEFEAAYRDALMAFRKESPPPVRDAQHGEDGPLHGAVIRALDHITTPDALAAWAARQRA
- a CDS encoding LysR family transcriptional regulator → MTLRQLRYFAVLGQELNYRRAAEKLFITQPALSTAIKQLEHHFGVVLFRRNTREVALTDLGAAWLPQVQQALSGVDAVVDNLVTLSGTRLGVLRVGYLIGTGADLLFRLVRHFEAAYPDVTVEPIEFDFADPTAGLADGTTEVAIIRPPVDLPEHRMLILDSESWVACLPRDHRLAGHHEVSIVELLDDPIVCAPLTAGTWRDYWLAMDVRGNRPPTIAAVAATYEAETTAIARGLGISFTTSSVARFYDRPGIAYVPINDRPPSHTALAWNPGNLTPQADALVRLVQEQWSGGEY
- the dapD gene encoding 2,3,4,5-tetrahydropyridine-2,6-dicarboxylate N-succinyltransferase, whose protein sequence is MTSAASGASGIGLATLAADGTVLDVWFPAPELGADGVSGGTVRLSVAEVPAELAELAGRDEDRDVETVVVRTVIASLEDKAVDAYDAYLRLHLLSHRLVAPHGLNADGFFGVLTNVAWTNYGPCAIEGFETVRARLRRRGQVTVYGVDKFPRMVDYVMPSGVRIADADRVRLGAHLAPGTTVMHEGFVNYNAGTLGSSMVEGRISAGVVVGDGSDVGGGASIMGTLSGGGTQVISIGKRCLLGANAGLGISLGDDCVIEAGLYVTAGTKVVTGDGQSVKARELSGANKLLFRRNSLTGAVEVVKRDGTGITLNEALHAN
- a CDS encoding APC family permease translates to MTDAVIRPTHTEQPVPTPNAEDAVLAELGYAQKLDRSVGTLASFAIGFATISATTAVFTGFGAGYFTAGAPFVWTLLLAGAVFALWTFIAADLTAKLPLAGYSYQWISRINGPNLAWFTGFIALLGWVCGMTGVGFILSGYLGGLFGWSMSQSAQILLAIAVVFVCVLINIYGVRFATMVNNIGVSLELVITVGATALIAIIAFSAPENHQPISTLFTGGQSGDKDSYLLAWLAAALGPFFGLIGVESGADVAEETKNARRVVPKTMFYALITSIVIEFLMYVVYVLAIKDAAAVEANSAAPIEEIITQQAGPVVTKIVVAVALTNILACLLANILVATRLTYSMARDNMLPFSHVWRHVSPKSKAPTYAVLGLGCLSTVLLLSALVNEKAFNYIIGIASLLFFFVYILQTIGLIVGYRRGTIPQGEPGTFDLGRFRLPLYVTALVVFLAVAVALLFLPQFTSNKWVFLGIVAVAALWWATGLKARLARGDAGATYAKTHQL